AGAGTCCTCTCTCAACTCCAGTCCCAGGTGGACTTCAAGGAAATCGTAGTCAACCCCCACATTGCCAAGGTGAGCATTGTGGGCGCCGGTATGATTGGCACTCCCGGGGTAGCAGCCAAATTCTTCCAAGCCCTAGCCGCTGAAAACATCAATATCTCCATGATCACCACCTCGGAAATCAAAATCAGCTGCGTAGTGGACGCCCCCCAAGGTATCCCCGCCCTCAAAGCCGTCCATTCTGCCTTCGGTTTGGGTGGGGATACCCTCCTACAAGTCCCCTCCAGGGAGTAGAGGCTGCCTCTTTACCTAGGCGTGGCAGTTACAACCGTGGTGCCCACAACTGTCTCCGTCTTTGTGTCCCTCTGCACAGGCGGTGGAACAATAGTACTGCCCCCCTTTTTCAATAGCACTACTAATGTCCACTATGCATAGACAGGAGGGACATGCACATTTCATTTGGGTTACTGTTGTAGTAGTCATCTTTTTCCCCCTAATTCTCTACTTATTCATAGTCTACCTCAAAATCTGAATGTTTGTTCAAATATTAAATATTTTTTACAAAAAAAAGCCCAGGAGTAGGGCTAGGAGAAATTAAACCTCTCGGAAGCGGATTTCGTCGCGGCGGGGGTCGCAGTAGGCTACTTGTAGTCGGACGGGATCGCCTAGTTTTACGGGACGATCGAATTTATGGGGGAATTCTAGACCCAATTCTTCAAAAAGGACTACTGCTAGGCCGTCTTCTTCCCGCAGCCAACGCAACACGATCCCCTGCCAGCTTTCCCCCAAATGTTGCAGGAAGTATTGCAGACTCCAGTAACGGTTGGTTTGTCTTTCCACGAAGGAGGCTTCCGAGGAGGTGGCCAACACCTCGTAGAGGATTTGTTGTAACTGCTCGGGTTGGAAGGGGAGGGGTTCACCTCGAAGATGAGCCTTTAGCTGGAAGTGGGTTAGAAGGTCGGTGTAACGGCGGATGGGAGATGTTACCTGGGTGTATGCGTCTAGGCCTAAACTGGCATGGCGGATGGGAGTTAGGCCTGTTTCGCTTTTGGGCATACAACGGCGTAGTGCGGATGCCCTCACAGGGCCTGGAGGCAATGATAATAACTCCTCTTCTGGGGGCAGTTCTGGCTGTGGTTGACCTCTAAAGGGTACGGGTATGTTATTTTCCTGACAATACCTACCAGCTACCTCCCCCGCCAGAATCATCATCTCCGCTACCATCAGCCGCGCGGGGGACATTTCTAACAGTTCAATGGATACCTCTTCTTCCCCCTTCACCTTGATGATGGCCTCCGGCATGGTTATCATAATGGAACCATTGTTTCTCCGCCACTGTTCCCTCTTCTTGGCCAGTTCTGCTAGTATGTATATCTCCTCCTCCCCCTGTACCCCCATATTCAACATCTCGTCCACGTCTTGGTAGGTGAGACGATAGGTGGGTTTGACTAGAGCAGGGGTGATTTTATACTCTAAAACCTGGCCATTGTCGTCTATAATCACGCCAAAGCTGAGGGCAGGGCAAATCTGACCTTGAACCAGACTCATGGGCCCCGTGGCCAATTCTGGGGGAAACATGGGAATTAGGCCCGTAGGCAGATAGAGACTAGTACCTCTCCTCCTGGCCTCCAAATCCAGGACGTCATTGGGGCTTACAATCCTGGTAGGATCTGCTATATGTACCCAAATCCTCATCCTCCCATCTGGCAATTGTTCTATGCTTAGTCCATCGTCTATCTCCGTGGTAGTCTCGTCATCTATGGTGTAGACTTTATGGGAGGTTAAGTCCAGACGGTGGTCCTTGTCAACAAACTCATTAGCGGCAATTTGAGCCAGGATAGAATTAGCCACTTCGCATACCTGTGGTGGAAATTTTTCAGGATAGGAGCTACGACGCAAAAAGATATTTTCGTGTTTACTCCATATCTTTAAGTCTACCAGTAATTGGAAGGCTGCGTCGGGAGTTTTGTTACGCCCTATTGCCTCTAGGATTTCCTGGGCCGCCTTGGGGGAATTGTCCGGTTGTAGTACGTATTTTTCCAGCTGCAAAAGACGGTTTTGGTCGTTTTCGTCCCAGGATACCTCTTCTCCCTCCAAAGCCGCCTTTACCTTCTGGATAAATAACTCTTTCTCCTGTTTCCTCTTAGCCTCTACCTCCATCTGGTGTTTGATTTCCTCCACCTGACTGCGGGGGCGAGGCTCATAAATGTCCCCTTTTTTCCTAAAATAGATCTTGTCTTCTTCTAACAAAATATGGGCTGCATAACAGGAGGCGGGGGTTGTCTGGTCAAAAATAAGGGATGCCAATTCGTCTGGGGTGATGGGTTGAGCCTCTTCTATCAACAACTCCCAAGCTAACTCTAGGTGGGAGTTGTCCAGGTGGGGCGTCACCTGTGCCAAAAAGGTGGGAATATCAGTATACTGATAAGAACCCCCCTTTACCTGGTATTCTACATCCTGTGGTCTAATTTTGCGGGGGTGCCCCTTTTCATCTAAGACAATCCAGTCTTTCTTCCCTTCCGGCTTCTCTACTACCGCCAAACGGCGAGTCCCATTTACCTTAAACTCAATTAAAGTGCCCTTTTCCACGGCAATCCTTCTATCTACCTCACTGGAATCACTACAAATGCTATTTCACTTATATAATTTACCACGGCTTGCTGCCTGGATTGGGTTTTTGGGCCTATCACCAAAAGACTATCCTTTGCTATAATTGCCACTTTAACAGATAATCCCAAACAAAATGGTAATGGTGGTGAAGATGATTCACAATACTACAATAGCTGAAGCCTTCGCCCGCAGAAAAGCTATCAAGATAATTAGTGGCCTTAACAATTTTGACGTACAAAACGTTACGGCTGTATGTAGAGCTGCTGAAATAGGTGGAGCTACATTTGTAGATATTGCTGCCTGTCCCCAATTGGTGGAAACCGTAAAGCAGTTGATTAGTCTGCCTGTCTGTGTCTCCTCTGTTTCTCCCCAAAGTTTAGCAGAGGCTGTCGCTGCTGGTGCCGACTTAGTAGAGATTGGTAACTTTGACAGTTTTTATCCCCAGGGTATTACCTTCTCCGCCTCCGATGTACTACGCCTCACCCATCACACCCGTGATTTGTTACCAGATGTGACACTCTCTGTGACAGTGCCCCATATTCTACCATTGGACGAGCAGGTGGAATTGGCACAGGCTTTAGTGGCCTCCGGCGCTGATATTATTCAAACAGAAGGTGGCACTAGCGCCAATCCCCATCATGGGGGTATTCTCGGTTTAATGGAGAAGGCTATTCCCACCCTCGCTGCTGCCTATGCCATTTCTCGGGCTGTTGAAGTACCCGTTATGTGTGCTTCAGGTTTATCTAGTGTTACAGCTCCCCTAGCCATTGCAGCAGGCGCCAGTGGTATTGGGGTTGGCTCAGCTGTTAATAAACTAAATGACGAAGTGGCGATGGTAGCTGTAGTACGTAGTCTGGTGGAAGCATTGAATTCCACTGCAGTAGTCGCTTCTGTGTAGTAAATTAAGAGGTGGGCTAGTCCCACCCCTAGGCGATGAAGCAAAGGCGGACGAAAGCGGTTGTTATTGTTAAATATTTCTTGTTGGTAATCATAGCATTGGGGATGTTATTCCCCCTATTATGGCTGATTAGTACCTCCTTCAAGTCGGCGGGGGAGGATATATTTTCCTTTCCACCACAGTTAATCCCAAAACAATTTACCCTAGAAAATTACCGCATAGTCTGGCAAAATTATCCCTTCGCCCGTTATTTATTAAATAGTACTATAGCCGCCGTTTTAACTGTTGTTTTAAACTTGTTATTTTGTGCCTTAGCAGCATATCCCTTAGCTAGATTGAAGTTTAAGGGGAGAGATTTTATTTTCGTCTTGGTTGTGGCTACTATAATGATACCCTTTCAAATAGTAATGATACCCCTTTACGTATTGGCGGTAAATCTGGGATTAAAAAACAACTATCTGGGGTTGATTTTGCCACAAATAGCCTCCGCTTTTGGTATTTTCCTCCTAAGACAGGCATTTTTAGGAGTGCCTAAGGAATTGGAAGAAGCTGGCAGAATGGATGGCTGTAACGAATTAGAAATTTGGTGGCATATTATGTTACCTGTTATTCGTCCTGCTATAATTACGCTGGCCACCTTTGTGTTTATAGGCTCATGGAGTGATTTTCTATGGCCTTTAATCATTCTAGATCGCCCCGAATATTATACTCTACCATTGGGAGTAGCCTCTTTGGCCAGTTCCCTCGACTTGAATTGGCGTCTGGTGGCCGCCGGTTCTATAATATCCCTTATACCCGTATTGGTGTTATTCTTTGTCTTGCAACGCTACATTATCCCCAATTCTATCACCACAGGTGTCAAGGGGTAAAAGGGGCTACTGGGAAGAAAATACTTCCAAACTTCTAAGACGGTTGATGGCGGCAGCTAATTCAAAACCCCTAAACATGGCTAAGTCTCCCTGGGGGGTGTCTGTTAGAATGTCTAATCCCCTCGTGTTTATATCTTTCATCACTAATTCTAAAACCTGGGCCAATGGTTTTTTTTGGCGCAGGTATGTCTCTTGGGCATATAATATGGCTAGGGCAATGGCACGTAGTTGACAAGGATCCACCAATTGCTCTACACAGGACAAATCAATGTTTTCCTCGCCAAATTCAATGCCAGTCAAGTCTCTAATTTGAATTTTAACCTCTTTTCTGCCACGACGGGCGGAAATGCTGTCAGGGTTGATTATCCTCTGGCTAACTTTGCCAAAATGAGAAGGCAATGACGAGGGATGCGGTTGAGGGAATTGTTTTATAATCTGTTTGGCTTTCTCTGTCACATCTATCGGTTGGAAACAATCCATAGCAATGACTAAGTCGGCTACATCTAGATAGTCACCACTACCCCCCATTACCAAAATGGTGGAAACCCCATAATCCCGATACAATAGCCTAATTTTATCAATAAAGGGCGTAATGGGCTCTCTGGTAACCAGTTGACGCATCCTGGCATCCCGAATCATGAAATTGGTGGCAGAGGTGTCTTCGTCTATGAGTAATAAACGACATCCTGCCTCTAATGCCTCTATAATGTTGGCACTCTGGGAGGTACTACCACTGGCATTAGTGGTATGAAAATTAGTAGTAGACTTGCCTTGGGGTAGGTTGTTTATAAAGGGGGATATATCTACACCAGTAATACTCCGTCCATCTTCAGCCCTAATTTTTACAGCTGTAGGGATGGTAACTACAAATTCTCTTCCATCTCCTGGAATATGATTATAAACTCCTAATTCCAAAGCCCTAAGGAGGGTAGACTTGCCATGATAGCCACCGCCAACGATAAGAGTTACCCCTTCTGGTATTCCCATTCCCCTGATTTTGCCACGATTAGGGCATTCAAATTCCACCTCTAGGGAGGGAGGAGACTCAAAGGAAACTACCTCCTCCCCCCGGAGGGGGAGACTAGAAACACCACTATCACGGGGTAAAATGGCACCATTGGCTACGAAGGCTACTAGTTTTCTCTGAGGGAGTTGTTGGCGGATATATTCAGCGTCTTCTACTGTTTCTACATGTAGTGTCGCCTGACGATGGTTTAAGGCTTTATACAGGAAACATTCTTTGACAATTTCTGGGATGTCTTCACACAACAACTCCAAGGCTTCAAAACCGAGAATTCTCCTACCGCTGGCAGGCAAACCCACCACTAAACGCACTTCTAGCCATTGGGAGTCAATCAAAATACTACTACGACGTAGAACTTCTTGTCCAATATTGGCAATAGCGATTAAGCCACTTTTACCACTTCCTCTCCGTTGACTGAATTTTTTCAGCGTCTCTGCCGCCTGTCGGTGGAGGTAGTCGCATAAGGCAACATTACGGATGGGAGAGGAATAGAGACTGGGAGGGAATTGGGCCACAGTTTGGGGTATTCTAATTCTAATTTTACTGGGGGGAGCAAAGGGGTCACTTTGGACTTTATCTATTATCAACTGGAAATTGGGATTGCTAAATTGATATTCCCCCTTTATGCTTTTATAGGCGGGATAGCCCCTCCCCTCAAGGCTTTTTAGTAATTCCTCTAGGTGTTGCTTTTTCCTCATGACTGTGGACTGGATTCTGCCAACCGGATTTATGATTATAGACTTGTTATGGGTGTTTAGTAGCCATAATTTTTCCCTATTGATTCTTTTCTGTCAGACATGCCGCTTTTATAATTTCCCCCCTTCTTGCTAAGATCTATTTTAGAAAAAACCCCCGCCCATAAGCCATTTCCATCCAAAAAACACCCGGGAAACAGGCACAATGGCAGAAGGCGATGGCCTAAGAATGTTGAAACATAAGCCGGAATAGTATATCATAACCATGTGCCCTTACACCGTTGAACTACCACTACACCCAAAAAAGTTGGCTGAGGGATAAGCGGAAACAGTAGCAAGGAATCAGAGGAAATGGGTGACTATTGGATTCTGGCGAATAGTTGCAGAGAAAAGGGGCAAGGGGATGATAAGGGGTTACAATAACCATGGGATAGCTGGTAACGAGGGTAGTAGTAGTTTGGTTAAAGCTACCATGGGGCAACTGGCAAAAAGAGGGGTAGTCGGCTGGTTAAAATAAGCATAGGGCAACGACTGGTAACTTTGTCATATTTAGCTATCGTGGTGGGGATAGGCCATTTTGTGTAAATTCATACACTCATCGAATTCTACTTCGGTGAGGTAACCCAATTGTAAGGTAGCCTGTTTAAGGGTGAGATTCTGCTTGTAGGCAAGCTGGGCAATTTCTGAAGCCTTGTCATAGCCTATTTTAGGTGTCAAGGCGGTGACTAACATTAAAGACTGATTTACTAGCTGTTGTATCCTTTCCCTATTGGGTTTCATGTCTTTTACGCAGTATTGAGCAAAATTACTACAACCGTCTGCCAAAATCTTGATAGACTGAAGGACATTATAGATAATAAGGGGTTTATATACATTCATCTCTAGGATGCCACCAGCCCCGGCTATAGTTACAGCTGTATCATAACCTATTACCTGTACTGCTACCATGGCCAAGGCTTC
This Geminocystis sp. M7585_C2015_104 DNA region includes the following protein-coding sequences:
- a CDS encoding metallothionein, which codes for MTTTTVTQMKCACPSCLCIVDISSAIEKGGQYYCSTACAEGHKDGDSCGHHGCNCHA
- a CDS encoding VacB/RNase II family 3'-5' exoribonuclease; translation: MEKGTLIEFKVNGTRRLAVVEKPEGKKDWIVLDEKGHPRKIRPQDVEYQVKGGSYQYTDIPTFLAQVTPHLDNSHLELAWELLIEEAQPITPDELASLIFDQTTPASCYAAHILLEEDKIYFRKKGDIYEPRPRSQVEEIKHQMEVEAKRKQEKELFIQKVKAALEGEEVSWDENDQNRLLQLEKYVLQPDNSPKAAQEILEAIGRNKTPDAAFQLLVDLKIWSKHENIFLRRSSYPEKFPPQVCEVANSILAQIAANEFVDKDHRLDLTSHKVYTIDDETTTEIDDGLSIEQLPDGRMRIWVHIADPTRIVSPNDVLDLEARRRGTSLYLPTGLIPMFPPELATGPMSLVQGQICPALSFGVIIDDNGQVLEYKITPALVKPTYRLTYQDVDEMLNMGVQGEEEIYILAELAKKREQWRRNNGSIMITMPEAIIKVKGEEEVSIELLEMSPARLMVAEMMILAGEVAGRYCQENNIPVPFRGQPQPELPPEEELLSLPPGPVRASALRRCMPKSETGLTPIRHASLGLDAYTQVTSPIRRYTDLLTHFQLKAHLRGEPLPFQPEQLQQILYEVLATSSEASFVERQTNRYWSLQYFLQHLGESWQGIVLRWLREEDGLAVVLFEELGLEFPHKFDRPVKLGDPVRLQVAYCDPRRDEIRFREV
- a CDS encoding DUF561 domain-containing protein is translated as MIHNTTIAEAFARRKAIKIISGLNNFDVQNVTAVCRAAEIGGATFVDIAACPQLVETVKQLISLPVCVSSVSPQSLAEAVAAGADLVEIGNFDSFYPQGITFSASDVLRLTHHTRDLLPDVTLSVTVPHILPLDEQVELAQALVASGADIIQTEGGTSANPHHGGILGLMEKAIPTLAAAYAISRAVEVPVMCASGLSSVTAPLAIAAGASGIGVGSAVNKLNDEVAMVAVVRSLVEALNSTAVVASV
- a CDS encoding carbohydrate ABC transporter permease, whose translation is MKQRRTKAVVIVKYFLLVIIALGMLFPLLWLISTSFKSAGEDIFSFPPQLIPKQFTLENYRIVWQNYPFARYLLNSTIAAVLTVVLNLLFCALAAYPLARLKFKGRDFIFVLVVATIMIPFQIVMIPLYVLAVNLGLKNNYLGLILPQIASAFGIFLLRQAFLGVPKELEEAGRMDGCNELEIWWHIMLPVIRPAIITLATFVFIGSWSDFLWPLIILDRPEYYTLPLGVASLASSLDLNWRLVAAGSIISLIPVLVLFFVLQRYIIPNSITTGVKG
- a CDS encoding ABC-ATPase domain-containing protein, with amino-acid sequence MRKKQHLEELLKSLEGRGYPAYKSIKGEYQFSNPNFQLIIDKVQSDPFAPPSKIRIRIPQTVAQFPPSLYSSPIRNVALCDYLHRQAAETLKKFSQRRGSGKSGLIAIANIGQEVLRRSSILIDSQWLEVRLVVGLPASGRRILGFEALELLCEDIPEIVKECFLYKALNHRQATLHVETVEDAEYIRQQLPQRKLVAFVANGAILPRDSGVSSLPLRGEEVVSFESPPSLEVEFECPNRGKIRGMGIPEGVTLIVGGGYHGKSTLLRALELGVYNHIPGDGREFVVTIPTAVKIRAEDGRSITGVDISPFINNLPQGKSTTNFHTTNASGSTSQSANIIEALEAGCRLLLIDEDTSATNFMIRDARMRQLVTREPITPFIDKIRLLYRDYGVSTILVMGGSGDYLDVADLVIAMDCFQPIDVTEKAKQIIKQFPQPHPSSLPSHFGKVSQRIINPDSISARRGRKEVKIQIRDLTGIEFGEENIDLSCVEQLVDPCQLRAIALAILYAQETYLRQKKPLAQVLELVMKDINTRGLDILTDTPQGDLAMFRGFELAAAINRLRSLEVFSSQ